A genomic stretch from Schaalia odontolytica includes:
- a CDS encoding DMT family transporter, with the protein MKTQHGGKRYGFFSGALWGLDTVVLAIALAMTPFLDFGQSALAGAVLHDVACALILLVYMGLRGRLKDTAKALRTRPGKSVIVAALLGGPIGMSGYLIAIDNIGPGLTAIISTFYPALGTLLAFILLKERMAPRQIVALLVALAAIVATGWSATSEPIEGGNAILGVVGALACVIGWGSEAVILTWGMRDEAVDNEVALQIRETTSAAVYLFIVAPIAGVFGFTLHSLAHLSAGVVALAGLAGTASYLFYYKALSAIGASRGMALNISYSAWAIIFALVLQGTIPTPMQVLCCVVILVGTVLAATSNWGDLLPKRTEKVTSSQA; encoded by the coding sequence ATGAAAACTCAGCACGGAGGCAAGCGCTACGGCTTCTTCTCGGGTGCCCTGTGGGGCCTCGACACGGTCGTGCTGGCAATCGCACTGGCCATGACCCCGTTCCTCGACTTTGGTCAGTCGGCGCTCGCCGGGGCTGTCCTGCACGACGTCGCGTGCGCGCTGATCCTGCTGGTCTACATGGGTCTGCGCGGCCGCCTGAAGGACACCGCGAAGGCACTGCGCACCCGCCCGGGTAAGTCGGTGATCGTGGCGGCGCTCCTGGGCGGCCCGATCGGCATGAGCGGGTACCTCATCGCGATTGACAACATCGGCCCGGGCCTGACGGCGATCATCTCGACGTTCTACCCGGCGCTCGGCACCCTGCTGGCGTTCATTCTCTTGAAGGAACGCATGGCGCCTCGCCAGATCGTTGCCCTGCTGGTCGCACTCGCGGCGATCGTTGCGACGGGCTGGTCGGCGACGTCCGAACCGATCGAGGGCGGCAACGCGATCCTCGGCGTGGTCGGCGCGCTGGCCTGCGTCATCGGCTGGGGTTCCGAGGCCGTGATCCTCACGTGGGGCATGCGCGACGAGGCCGTCGATAACGAGGTGGCCCTCCAGATCCGCGAGACGACCTCGGCGGCCGTGTACCTGTTCATCGTGGCTCCCATCGCTGGCGTCTTCGGTTTCACACTGCATTCGCTGGCTCACCTGTCGGCGGGCGTGGTGGCACTGGCGGGTCTGGCGGGTACGGCCTCGTACCTGTTCTATTACAAGGCCCTGTCGGCCATCGGCGCCTCGCGAGGCATGGCCCTGAACATTTCCTACTCGGCGTGGGCGATCATCTTTGCCCTGGTGTTGCAGGGAACGATCCCGACACCCATGCAGGTCCTGTGCTGCGTCGTGATCCTGGTGGGCACGGTCCTGGCGGCCACCTCCAACTGGGGTGACCTGCTTCCCAAGCGAACGGAGAAGGTCACGAGCTCCCAGGCGTGA
- a CDS encoding phosphotransferase: MPSANVGTLSEPQFNILTTLAKSARPLTQRALSEATGMSLGRVNTATRECEAAGYIDERSITDAGREALEPYRVTGAVIMAAGLSSRFAPISYERPKGTLKVRGDILVERQIRQLHEAGVTNIALVVGYKKEYFFYLANKYGVDIVVNREYATRNNNGSLWRVKDRLDNTYVCSSDDYFTSNPFEPYVYKSYYSANYVEGPTDEWCIKTGPGDRITGATVGGSDAWVMLGHVYFDRVFSAQFRKVLEQVYHLPETVSKLWESIYLDHIKSFDMVIHRYPDGVIHEFDSVDELRSFDPLFMENVDSEVFDHIVDTLGCTKADIRDFYPLKQGITNLSCHFAVGDNEYVYRHPGIGTEKIVDRSAEFAGLRLAAELGIDDTFLTGDPEAGWKISRFVRDVRNLDVTRPEELKAAMEMDRALHTSGRILDRSFDFVTEGLRYEGLLKTFGPIDVPGYFELRDKVLRLKAFADTDGFDKVPSHNDFFPPNFLVDNDGNISLIDWEYAGMSDMAADFGTMTVCTPEMTRERAAAALEYYLGHAPSEREARHFFAYEVFAGWCWYLWALVKEAEGDDVGEWLYIYYSHATRTLDSLLAAYEAASSTQISTEGELA, from the coding sequence ATGCCCTCGGCGAACGTCGGCACGCTCAGCGAGCCCCAATTCAACATCCTGACGACCCTGGCAAAGTCCGCAAGACCCCTGACGCAAAGGGCACTCTCGGAAGCCACCGGCATGAGCCTGGGGCGCGTCAACACTGCCACCCGCGAGTGCGAAGCAGCGGGCTACATCGACGAACGCTCCATCACCGACGCGGGCCGCGAGGCACTCGAGCCATACCGCGTCACGGGCGCCGTCATCATGGCCGCCGGCCTGTCCTCACGCTTCGCCCCCATCAGCTACGAGCGCCCCAAGGGTACGCTCAAGGTGCGCGGCGACATCCTCGTCGAACGCCAGATCCGTCAACTCCACGAAGCCGGTGTCACCAACATCGCGCTGGTCGTGGGATACAAGAAGGAGTACTTCTTCTACCTGGCCAACAAGTACGGGGTCGACATCGTCGTCAACCGCGAGTACGCCACGCGCAACAACAACGGCTCCCTGTGGCGAGTGAAGGACCGCCTGGACAACACATACGTGTGCTCCTCGGACGACTACTTCACCTCCAACCCCTTCGAGCCCTACGTCTACAAGTCCTACTACTCGGCGAACTACGTCGAGGGTCCCACCGACGAGTGGTGCATCAAGACGGGGCCGGGCGACCGCATCACGGGCGCGACCGTGGGGGGTTCCGACGCGTGGGTCATGCTCGGCCACGTCTACTTCGATCGCGTCTTCTCCGCGCAGTTCCGCAAGGTCCTCGAGCAGGTCTACCACCTGCCTGAGACGGTCTCGAAGCTGTGGGAGTCCATCTACCTCGACCACATCAAGTCCTTCGACATGGTGATCCACCGCTACCCGGACGGCGTCATCCACGAGTTCGACTCGGTCGACGAGCTGCGCAGTTTCGACCCCCTGTTCATGGAGAACGTGGACTCCGAGGTATTCGACCACATCGTCGACACACTGGGGTGCACAAAGGCCGACATCCGCGACTTCTACCCGCTCAAGCAGGGCATCACGAACCTGTCGTGCCACTTCGCCGTGGGCGACAACGAGTACGTCTACCGTCACCCGGGCATCGGCACGGAGAAGATCGTGGACCGCAGCGCGGAGTTCGCCGGCCTGCGCCTCGCCGCCGAGCTCGGCATCGACGACACCTTCCTCACGGGTGACCCCGAGGCGGGCTGGAAGATCTCGCGCTTCGTGCGCGACGTGCGCAACCTGGACGTCACCCGCCCCGAGGAGCTCAAGGCGGCCATGGAGATGGACCGCGCGCTGCACACCTCCGGTCGAATCCTGGACCGCTCCTTCGACTTTGTCACCGAGGGCTTGCGCTACGAGGGCCTCCTGAAGACCTTCGGGCCGATTGATGTGCCCGGCTACTTTGAGCTGCGCGACAAGGTCCTGCGCCTCAAGGCCTTCGCGGACACGGACGGCTTCGATAAAGTCCCCTCGCACAACGACTTCTTCCCCCCGAACTTCCTGGTGGATAACGATGGCAACATCAGCCTCATCGACTGGGAGTATGCGGGCATGTCGGACATGGCAGCCGACTTCGGCACGATGACCGTGTGCACACCGGAGATGACCCGCGAGCGCGCGGCCGCCGCCCTCGAGTACTACCTGGGCCACGCCCCTTCCGAGCGCGAGGCGCGCCACTTCTTCGCCTACGAGGTGTTCGCCGGCTGGTGCTGGTACCTGTGGGCGCTGGTCAAGGAGGCCGAGGGGGACGACGTCGGCGAGTGGCTCTACATCTACTACTCGCACGCGACACGCACGCTCGATTCCCTGCTCGCAGCCTACGAGGCAGCCTCGAGCACTCAGATCTCCACGGAAGGTGAACTGGCATGA
- a CDS encoding LicD family protein, which yields MTTPDTDLRKVQKLLTLILAELDRVCRRIGVSYAIYGGTAIGAIRHGGFIPWDDDIDVMMTRADYERFLAEAPALLDERFRLDNTRTRDDFPFMFTKMVMPGTLLIPDADKNSKYRMPFFLDILPLDEIPADEKAFQEMSRQSWLWGRLLFLQGTARPHLINTPAWKKALIFSATTLAHLGLKAVRATPASLQARWERAVRRYEGTGTGVYADFTMRDPQNWIVREEEFFPTRDVPFEDITVMIQNEYDALLRRGYGDYMQLPPPEKRYNHEAAVIDFGRYAEAL from the coding sequence ATGACGACGCCCGACACCGACCTGCGTAAGGTCCAGAAGCTGCTGACGCTGATCCTGGCCGAGCTCGACCGGGTGTGCCGCCGCATCGGAGTGTCCTATGCGATCTACGGCGGCACCGCGATCGGCGCGATCCGCCACGGCGGCTTCATCCCCTGGGACGACGACATCGACGTGATGATGACGCGCGCCGACTACGAGCGTTTCCTTGCCGAGGCGCCGGCCCTGCTGGACGAGCGTTTCCGCCTGGATAACACGCGCACGCGCGACGATTTCCCCTTCATGTTCACGAAGATGGTCATGCCGGGAACGCTGTTGATTCCCGATGCAGACAAGAACTCGAAGTACCGGATGCCTTTCTTCCTGGACATCCTGCCCCTGGACGAGATCCCGGCCGACGAGAAGGCCTTCCAGGAGATGTCGCGCCAGTCGTGGCTGTGGGGTCGCCTGTTGTTCCTCCAGGGCACGGCCCGTCCCCACCTGATCAACACGCCCGCGTGGAAGAAGGCGCTGATCTTCTCGGCGACGACGCTCGCGCACCTGGGCCTGAAAGCGGTGCGCGCGACGCCGGCGAGCCTGCAGGCCCGCTGGGAGCGCGCTGTTCGCCGCTACGAGGGCACGGGCACGGGCGTGTACGCCGACTTCACGATGCGCGACCCGCAGAACTGGATCGTGCGCGAGGAGGAGTTCTTCCCCACCCGCGACGTTCCCTTCGAAGACATCACGGTCATGATCCAGAACGAGTACGACGCGCTGCTGCGCCGCGGATACGGCGACTACATGCAGCTGCCTCCCCCGGAGAAGCGCTACAACCACGAGGCCGCCGTCATCGACTTTGGCCGCTACGCCGAGGCCCTGTAG
- a CDS encoding glycosyltransferase family 4 protein → MSVNVGMVVEQLWQPVPGGSGRYIVEVAARLADQDVRALGIAARRGRGEPAPHEVGMTIPVLHSALPRRALYAAWDRLGTPSVDRMLGVGSGGGAHVVHATTWAIPPTSRPLVVTVHDVAFLRDPDHFTAHGSAYFHRALEITRERAEAIIVPSQATADDCTRAGLDASRITVIPHGLSHTPVTHAQVEEFRARHGLARPYILWVGTREPRKNLPTLLAAYEQLQGADLDLVLVGPAGWGSDPTDAPLPHGRVHVLGRLDDTDLACAYAGARVFTFPSIWEGFGLPVLEAMAHGTPVVTSADTCMAEITRDDAGLLVAATDASALAQALEAAAGSEHDRLAAAGIERAHDYTWEASAAAHAAVYAELAGSR, encoded by the coding sequence ATGAGCGTTAACGTTGGAATGGTCGTCGAACAACTGTGGCAGCCGGTGCCCGGAGGCTCCGGCCGGTACATTGTCGAGGTCGCCGCCCGCCTGGCAGATCAGGACGTGCGAGCCCTGGGCATCGCAGCGCGCCGCGGCAGGGGCGAACCCGCCCCCCACGAGGTTGGCATGACCATCCCGGTTCTTCACTCGGCCCTGCCTCGCCGCGCCCTGTACGCCGCGTGGGACCGACTGGGAACCCCGAGCGTCGACCGGATGCTCGGCGTCGGATCGGGCGGGGGAGCGCACGTCGTGCATGCGACCACCTGGGCAATCCCGCCGACCTCCCGCCCGCTGGTTGTCACCGTTCACGACGTTGCCTTCCTGCGCGATCCCGACCACTTCACGGCTCACGGATCCGCCTACTTCCACCGTGCCCTCGAGATCACGCGCGAGCGCGCCGAGGCGATCATCGTCCCATCCCAGGCCACCGCCGACGACTGCACCCGGGCCGGACTGGACGCCTCGCGCATCACCGTCATCCCGCACGGCCTGAGCCACACGCCCGTCACGCACGCGCAGGTGGAGGAGTTTCGCGCCCGCCACGGCCTGGCCCGCCCCTACATCCTGTGGGTCGGCACCCGCGAGCCCCGCAAGAACCTACCGACACTCCTGGCAGCCTACGAGCAGCTGCAGGGCGCCGACCTCGACCTCGTCCTCGTCGGACCCGCCGGGTGGGGATCCGACCCCACCGACGCGCCCCTGCCGCACGGGCGCGTCCACGTTCTCGGACGACTGGACGACACCGACCTGGCCTGCGCGTACGCGGGGGCCCGCGTCTTCACCTTCCCCTCAATCTGGGAAGGCTTCGGCCTGCCCGTCCTCGAGGCCATGGCGCACGGCACGCCCGTCGTGACCAGCGCGGACACCTGCATGGCGGAAATTACGCGCGACGACGCCGGCCTCCTCGTAGCGGCTACGGACGCCTCGGCCCTCGCCCAGGCCCTCGAGGCCGCCGCCGGAAGCGAGCACGACCGCCTCGCGGCCGCCGGTATCGAGCGTGCCCACGACTACACGTGGGAGGCTTCCGCCGCAGCCCACGCCGCCGTTTACGCCGAGCTGGCGGGTTCGCGATGA
- a CDS encoding DUF2142 domain-containing protein, with product MRTSVSQRRTFIAVFMLVVAVVAASLAWVVASPVGASPDEDYHVGSMWCPPPVDETGCQISTKDGEKAVMVPQSLAKEHVTCYAFDHNNSAQCSLNASDDVLAPTVRWDDGNYPWGYYQFAHLFVQHSTNRAVLALRAVNTLLAIGLVGGIIALSDSGLRRAIGVALTAAWLPMGFYFIAGMNPSSWAMTGTFAFAAGLLAATRSAGARRVGLIACAVAGAVLACTSRGDSAFFLFVVTVALAFAVPASKRIVPEAILACVASVVGIWVMARTNVAASHLGSGNELAEYSLKHIAWLNVSSLPNYLRGFVGHLLGPGWNDVSYQGTVSYGASVVVVAVALWSLRSLTWRKALSAVTVAGAIMGVPVVIGMRGHFNNVLVYQPRYMLPLFAVFLLMLLAPSPARADGEGRRMGSELFRIPSGVVGRAVAGLVAGVWALTNARALYLVIERYAFGRTPHAMPIDLSTRNLSAGNEWWWPTAPIGPMTLWITGALAAAVAIGIACYLGSQSPETSPEPRR from the coding sequence ATGCGCACGTCCGTGTCGCAGCGCCGCACGTTTATCGCCGTGTTCATGCTCGTCGTCGCAGTCGTTGCGGCCTCGTTGGCGTGGGTCGTTGCATCCCCGGTCGGGGCTTCCCCGGACGAGGATTACCACGTCGGCTCCATGTGGTGTCCTCCGCCGGTGGACGAGACAGGCTGCCAGATTTCCACCAAGGACGGCGAAAAGGCCGTTATGGTGCCGCAGTCGCTGGCCAAGGAGCACGTCACGTGCTACGCCTTCGACCACAACAACTCCGCGCAGTGTTCTCTTAACGCCTCGGATGACGTCCTGGCACCGACTGTGCGATGGGATGACGGGAACTACCCGTGGGGGTACTACCAGTTCGCCCACCTGTTCGTCCAGCACTCGACGAACCGAGCAGTGCTGGCGCTGCGTGCAGTCAACACGCTACTGGCGATCGGCCTGGTCGGCGGGATCATCGCTTTGTCCGATTCTGGGCTACGCCGCGCGATCGGCGTCGCGCTGACGGCGGCATGGCTGCCGATGGGCTTCTACTTCATTGCGGGCATGAACCCCTCGTCGTGGGCGATGACGGGCACCTTCGCGTTCGCTGCGGGGCTATTGGCGGCGACCCGCAGCGCCGGCGCGCGGCGCGTCGGCCTCATTGCCTGCGCGGTCGCGGGCGCGGTCTTGGCCTGCACGTCGCGCGGTGACAGCGCGTTCTTCCTGTTCGTCGTGACGGTTGCCCTCGCCTTCGCGGTTCCGGCGAGTAAGCGCATTGTTCCCGAGGCGATCCTCGCGTGCGTCGCCTCCGTCGTGGGCATCTGGGTCATGGCACGCACGAACGTGGCGGCCTCGCACCTGGGTTCGGGGAACGAGCTGGCGGAATACTCGCTCAAGCACATCGCGTGGCTCAACGTGTCCTCGCTTCCCAACTACCTGCGTGGCTTCGTCGGTCACCTGCTCGGGCCGGGGTGGAACGACGTGTCCTACCAGGGCACGGTCTCCTACGGTGCCTCCGTCGTGGTCGTCGCCGTTGCACTGTGGTCGCTGCGCTCGTTGACCTGGCGCAAGGCCCTGTCGGCGGTCACGGTGGCGGGTGCGATCATGGGCGTTCCCGTGGTGATCGGCATGCGCGGACACTTTAACAACGTCCTCGTCTACCAGCCGCGCTACATGCTGCCCCTGTTCGCGGTCTTCCTGCTCATGCTCCTTGCCCCCTCCCCAGCCCGCGCGGACGGCGAGGGGCGGCGGATGGGCAGCGAGCTTTTCCGCATCCCCTCTGGCGTGGTCGGGCGCGCGGTAGCCGGACTCGTCGCAGGCGTGTGGGCACTCACCAATGCCCGTGCCCTCTACCTGGTCATCGAGCGCTACGCGTTCGGGCGCACGCCTCACGCAATGCCCATCGACCTATCGACGCGCAACTTGAGTGCGGGCAACGAGTGGTGGTGGCCGACGGCTCCGATCGGCCCGATGACATTGTGGATCACAGGCGCTCTTGCCGCAGCAGTAGCTATCGGCATCGCCTGCTACCTGGGGTCTCAGTCCCCCGAAACGTCGCCCGAGCCTCGTCGATAA
- a CDS encoding LicD family protein has protein sequence MSAADPATLAAIQRVTKRCLAEIDRVCALLDLRYVAYGGTAIGAVRHKGFIPWDDDGDVCMPREDYERFIAEAPALLGDEFFIASPATHPDYPISFGVLGLKGSEFVSKVAKDRSFRMPIGVDLFVLDEIADDPARFRAQSRGTWLWARLMFLRSIPNPPTGLPAPARQLASAAMACAHWGMRALRVNEAALYRRWQSAALRGRENPQKAADGTTLYGDFSTRDPRRWSASEAELFPALSAPFEDITVRIPASYDVVLTRGYGDYMRIPDPQDRVTHEPFHIVFGPHDPGPQATKETGS, from the coding sequence ATGAGCGCAGCAGACCCCGCAACCCTGGCAGCCATTCAGCGCGTCACCAAGCGCTGCCTTGCCGAGATCGACCGCGTGTGCGCCCTCCTCGATCTGCGCTACGTCGCCTACGGAGGAACAGCGATCGGGGCGGTGCGACACAAGGGGTTCATCCCGTGGGACGACGACGGGGACGTATGCATGCCGCGGGAGGATTACGAACGTTTCATCGCCGAGGCCCCCGCTCTCCTCGGGGACGAGTTTTTTATCGCCTCGCCTGCCACCCACCCGGACTATCCGATCAGCTTTGGCGTGCTGGGCTTGAAGGGCTCGGAGTTCGTCTCGAAGGTCGCGAAGGACCGCTCCTTCCGCATGCCGATAGGCGTCGACCTGTTCGTCCTGGACGAGATCGCAGATGACCCGGCGCGTTTCCGTGCACAGTCGCGCGGCACGTGGCTGTGGGCACGTCTCATGTTCCTGCGTTCCATCCCCAACCCGCCGACGGGCCTGCCCGCGCCCGCGCGCCAGCTGGCCTCAGCGGCGATGGCCTGCGCCCACTGGGGGATGCGGGCGCTGCGCGTCAACGAGGCCGCCCTGTACCGCCGCTGGCAGAGCGCTGCCCTCAGGGGGCGCGAAAACCCTCAGAAGGCCGCGGACGGGACGACGCTCTACGGCGATTTTTCGACGCGAGATCCACGCCGGTGGAGCGCGTCTGAGGCCGAGCTTTTCCCCGCACTCTCCGCTCCCTTCGAAGACATCACCGTGCGCATTCCAGCCTCCTACGACGTAGTCCTGACGCGCGGCTACGGTGACTACATGCGCATTCCCGATCCGCAGGATCGCGTCACCCATGAACCGTTCCACATCGTATTCGGCCCCCACGATCCGGGCCCCCAGGCCACCAAGGAGACCGGCTCGTGA
- a CDS encoding NAD-dependent epimerase/dehydratase family protein codes for MVKTVLVTGAGGYIGRHIVHALLERGLDVSVVDFRLDGVDERARRIDTQIFSGDADIYDQLGRPDAVLHLAWRDGFVHNSPAHIEDLPAHYRFIENLLEGGCTHLAVMGSMHEVGYWEGAIDENSPCNPASLYGISKNALRQITMLLATKHGATVQWLRGYYIVGDDAHGSSIFSKLLAAAQEGKKTFPFTTGKNLYDFISIQELAYQIAAAVSQDEVDGIINICSGEPLSLADRVEAYIRENKLDITLEYGAFPDRPYDSPGVWGDATKIRQILATVDGTGE; via the coding sequence ATGGTGAAGACTGTCCTCGTTACCGGAGCCGGCGGCTACATCGGCCGCCACATTGTTCACGCCCTGCTGGAGCGCGGCCTTGACGTCAGTGTCGTCGACTTCCGCCTCGACGGTGTCGACGAGCGGGCCCGCCGCATCGACACCCAGATTTTTAGCGGAGATGCTGACATCTACGACCAGCTCGGACGCCCCGACGCGGTCCTGCACCTCGCATGGCGCGACGGCTTCGTCCACAACTCGCCGGCCCACATCGAGGACCTGCCTGCCCACTACCGCTTCATCGAGAACCTCCTCGAGGGCGGATGCACCCACCTGGCCGTCATGGGCTCCATGCACGAGGTCGGCTACTGGGAGGGTGCCATCGACGAAAACTCCCCGTGCAACCCCGCATCCCTGTACGGCATCTCCAAGAACGCCCTGCGACAGATCACGATGCTGCTGGCCACCAAGCACGGCGCGACCGTGCAGTGGCTGCGCGGCTACTACATCGTCGGAGACGATGCGCACGGCTCCTCGATCTTTTCCAAGCTCCTGGCTGCCGCCCAGGAAGGCAAGAAGACCTTCCCCTTCACCACGGGCAAGAACCTCTACGACTTCATCTCCATTCAGGAGCTCGCCTACCAGATCGCTGCCGCCGTCTCCCAGGACGAGGTCGACGGCATCATCAACATCTGCAGCGGCGAACCCTTGAGCCTCGCTGACCGCGTCGAGGCCTATATCCGCGAGAACAAACTCGATATCACCCTCGAGTACGGGGCATTCCCGGATCGCCCCTATGACTCGCCCGGCGTGTGGGGTGACGCCACGAAGATTCGCCAGATCCTGGCAACCGTCGACGGCACGGGGGAGTAG
- a CDS encoding glycosyltransferase family 2 protein produces MRQRSARVILVNWKNAPLTLRAAHSVAPQLAERDHLVIVDNGSGDDSLTVLRDGLEELRGAAEPARVSLVNAGTNGGFGAGVMAGAAGLREDCVVLLNNDATVRDGFLDALLAPLGGTVGATTALILLTGSWRPSTPSDTEFLVARDGSRWTRVADGESGGQILINSTGNEVDAAGNGYDRSWLDPADSPLPAPEVFGLCGGACAIDADAWRAVGGVRTDLFMYYEDTDLSYKLREAGYEVRFTAEAVVDHEHAASSGTSSPMFLRVNARNRIIVAAQHAPWGVVVRAVARSIARAARSGLRGPVARGVLQGLIALPRALRHRTAPRF; encoded by the coding sequence ATGAGGCAGCGCAGCGCCAGGGTCATCCTCGTCAACTGGAAGAACGCGCCCCTCACTCTGCGCGCCGCCCACTCGGTCGCCCCGCAGCTGGCGGAGCGCGACCATCTCGTCATCGTCGACAACGGATCCGGCGACGACTCGCTGACCGTCCTGCGTGACGGTCTCGAGGAACTCAGGGGGGCCGCCGAACCTGCGCGCGTGTCCCTCGTCAACGCGGGGACCAACGGCGGCTTCGGTGCCGGCGTCATGGCCGGAGCGGCCGGACTACGCGAAGACTGCGTCGTCCTGCTCAACAACGACGCAACTGTGCGCGACGGATTCCTCGACGCCCTCCTGGCGCCCCTGGGTGGGACCGTCGGCGCCACCACCGCGCTCATTCTCCTGACCGGCAGCTGGCGGCCCTCCACCCCCTCGGACACGGAGTTCCTCGTTGCCCGCGACGGCAGCCGCTGGACGCGCGTCGCCGATGGCGAGAGCGGCGGGCAGATCCTCATTAACTCCACCGGCAACGAGGTCGACGCCGCCGGTAACGGCTACGACCGCTCCTGGCTGGACCCCGCAGACTCCCCGCTGCCCGCCCCCGAGGTCTTCGGACTGTGCGGCGGCGCCTGCGCGATTGACGCCGACGCGTGGCGAGCCGTCGGGGGAGTGCGCACCGACCTGTTCATGTACTACGAGGACACGGACCTGTCCTACAAGCTGCGCGAGGCAGGCTACGAGGTGCGCTTCACAGCCGAAGCCGTCGTCGACCACGAGCACGCGGCCTCCTCCGGCACCTCCTCGCCCATGTTCCTACGGGTCAACGCGCGCAACCGCATCATCGTTGCCGCCCAGCACGCCCCCTGGGGCGTCGTCGTGCGCGCTGTCGCCCGTTCCATCGCCCGCGCCGCGCGCTCGGGCCTGCGCGGACCGGTCGCCCGAGGAGTCCTCCAGGGACTTATCGCCCTGCCTCGCGCCCTGCGCCACCGCACCGCCCCCCGCTTCTAG
- a CDS encoding glycosyltransferase family 4 protein, giving the protein MGMIVAYSVSHSHPIRVLLDGTAIPADLGGVGRYVDDLVPELVEQGVDLTMAVQERDAEHFATRLPSARIIPIDKRFESRPARMAWEQTGLPKLIRKVRPDVLHSPHYTSPQFPGVPVVITLHDATFFSHPQAHSRLKQRFFTTAIRRAIRRADALVVPSLATRDETIKYAGGDPSQFYVAYHGVDRSIFHPVSDAERERVRASLGLEGRDYIGFLGTLEPRKNVPNLVRGWVKAVSDRPNPPALVLAGGKGWDEDIDPALASVPEHLTVLRPGYLPLEDLPGFLSGCVILAYPSIAEGFGLPVLEAMSCGAATLTTRLTSLPEVGGDAVAYCDIDPDSIASALVDLLDDPARREALGSAAIPRADEFTWARAASVHIEAFRAAAHA; this is encoded by the coding sequence ATGGGGATGATCGTGGCCTACTCCGTTTCTCACTCGCATCCGATCCGCGTCCTTCTGGACGGAACCGCGATCCCCGCAGACCTGGGCGGCGTCGGCCGCTACGTGGACGACCTGGTTCCGGAGCTGGTCGAGCAGGGCGTGGACCTGACGATGGCGGTTCAGGAGCGCGATGCCGAGCACTTCGCGACGCGCCTGCCTTCGGCCCGCATCATCCCGATCGACAAGCGTTTCGAGTCTCGTCCGGCGCGCATGGCCTGGGAGCAGACCGGTCTGCCCAAGCTGATCCGCAAGGTCCGCCCCGACGTGCTGCATTCCCCGCACTACACGTCCCCGCAGTTCCCGGGCGTGCCCGTCGTCATCACGTTGCACGACGCGACGTTCTTCTCGCACCCGCAGGCGCATTCTCGTCTCAAGCAGCGCTTTTTCACCACGGCGATCCGCCGCGCGATCCGGCGCGCGGACGCCCTCGTGGTGCCCTCCCTGGCCACGCGCGACGAGACCATCAAGTACGCGGGCGGTGACCCCTCGCAGTTCTACGTGGCCTACCACGGCGTGGATCGCTCGATCTTCCACCCGGTCTCGGATGCCGAACGCGAGCGCGTCAGGGCTTCCCTGGGGCTGGAGGGCCGCGACTATATCGGTTTCCTGGGGACGCTGGAACCCCGCAAGAACGTGCCGAACCTCGTGCGGGGCTGGGTCAAGGCCGTCTCCGATCGCCCAAACCCTCCGGCCCTCGTGCTGGCGGGAGGTAAGGGCTGGGACGAGGACATCGACCCGGCCCTGGCCTCGGTGCCCGAACACCTGACGGTCCTGCGTCCCGGATACCTGCCCCTCGAGGACCTGCCCGGTTTCCTGTCGGGCTGCGTCATCCTGGCCTACCCCTCGATCGCGGAGGGCTTCGGCCTGCCGGTCCTGGAGGCCATGAGCTGCGGTGCCGCGACGCTGACGACTCGACTGACCTCTCTGCCGGAGGTCGGCGGTGACGCCGTGGCCTACTGCGACATCGACCCCGACTCGATCGCCTCGGCTCTGGTGGATCTGCTGGACGACCCGGCTCGCCGCGAGGCGCTGGGATCCGCCGCAATTCCGCGTGCGGACGAGTTCACGTGGGCCCGCGCGGCCAGCGTTCATATTGAGGCGTTCCGGGCCGCAGCCCACGCGTGA